A single Thermosynechococcus vestitus BP-1 DNA region contains:
- the folP gene encoding dihydropteroate synthase: MKGWSVGDRTFVWGERTYIMGILNITPDSFSDGGDFFNPASAVAHGLEMVAAGVDVIDVGGESTRPGASEVPISAELARVLPVIEGIRQQSQIPISIDTTHAVVAQAAVAAGANIVNDVSGGQADPEMFTTVAALGVPYILMHRRGTPATMQQFTDYEDLIGDLLRYFQEQTQRAIASGIPPEHLMIDPGIGFAKTTPQNLTLLRELRQFHTLGYPILLGPSRKRFIGDVLNLPHPKDRVWGTAAVCCHAIAQGVAMVRVHDVAAMVQVCRMADALWRSP, translated from the coding sequence ATGAAGGGTTGGTCTGTAGGCGATCGCACCTTTGTGTGGGGAGAGCGCACCTACATTATGGGCATCTTGAATATCACCCCCGACAGTTTTAGCGATGGTGGTGACTTTTTTAATCCTGCCAGTGCCGTTGCCCATGGCCTAGAAATGGTTGCCGCCGGCGTTGATGTCATTGATGTAGGGGGGGAGTCCACGCGTCCGGGAGCGAGTGAAGTGCCCATTAGCGCTGAGTTGGCTCGGGTATTGCCTGTGATCGAGGGCATCCGTCAGCAGTCCCAAATTCCCATTTCCATTGATACCACCCATGCGGTGGTTGCTCAGGCAGCGGTGGCCGCAGGTGCCAATATCGTTAACGATGTTTCAGGGGGACAGGCGGATCCTGAGATGTTTACCACGGTAGCGGCATTGGGGGTGCCCTATATCCTCATGCATCGGCGGGGAACCCCAGCCACGATGCAGCAATTCACGGACTACGAGGATTTGATTGGCGATTTGCTTCGCTATTTTCAGGAACAGACCCAGCGGGCGATCGCCAGCGGCATTCCTCCTGAGCACCTGATGATTGATCCCGGCATTGGCTTTGCGAAAACCACGCCCCAAAACCTCACCCTTTTACGGGAATTGCGGCAATTTCACACCCTTGGCTACCCGATCCTCCTTGGCCCTTCGCGCAAACGCTTTATTGGCGATGTCCTGAACCTGCCCCATCCTAAAGACCGAGTTTGGGGTACCGCAGCAGTCTGCTGCCATGCCATTGCCCAAGGGGTGGCGATGGTGCGTGTCCATGATGTGGCAGCCATGGTGCAGGTGTGTCGGATGGCCGATGCGCTCTGGCGATCGCCCTAG
- a CDS encoding photosystem I assembly protein Ycf3 → MPRSQRNDNFIDKTFTVMADLILKVLPTSSQSKTAFAYYRDGMSAQADGEYAEALENYQAALELEEDPTDRSYILYNIGLIHASNGEHEKALEYYHQALELNPRMPQALNNIAVIYHYLGTQAEEQQRLEEAEQFFDRAADYWKRAIQLAPNNYIEAQNWLKTTGRSNIDVYF, encoded by the coding sequence ATGCCGCGATCGCAACGGAACGACAATTTTATTGACAAAACCTTTACGGTCATGGCTGACCTCATTCTCAAGGTCTTGCCCACCAGTTCACAGTCAAAAACTGCCTTTGCCTATTATCGCGATGGTATGTCTGCCCAAGCGGATGGGGAATATGCAGAGGCGCTGGAGAACTACCAGGCCGCCCTAGAACTAGAGGAAGACCCCACCGATCGCAGCTACATTCTCTACAATATTGGCCTGATCCATGCCAGCAATGGCGAGCATGAAAAAGCCCTAGAGTATTACCACCAAGCCCTTGAACTCAATCCTCGCATGCCCCAAGCCCTCAATAATATCGCAGTGATCTACCACTACTTGGGGACCCAGGCAGAAGAGCAGCAGCGTTTGGAGGAGGCTGAACAATTCTTTGATCGTGCCGCTGACTATTGGAAGCGGGCAATTCAACTGGCGCCCAATAACTATATTGAGGCGCAGAACTGGCTGAAAACCACTGGCCGCTCCAATATCGATGTGTATTTCTAA
- the gatC gene encoding Asp-tRNA(Asn)/Glu-tRNA(Gln) amidotransferase subunit GatC, which yields MTTKVITAEDVRKVAHLARLAIDESEIEALTQQLDSILDYVNQLSELDVTEVPPTTRAIEVSNVTRPDVLAPWPNREDLLAIAPEREDDFFRVPKIM from the coding sequence ATGACAACCAAAGTCATTACTGCAGAGGATGTGCGCAAGGTGGCTCATTTAGCTCGCCTCGCCATTGATGAAAGTGAAATTGAAGCACTGACACAGCAACTAGATAGCATCCTCGACTATGTTAATCAACTGAGTGAACTGGATGTTACGGAGGTACCGCCAACAACGCGAGCCATTGAGGTGAGTAATGTGACCCGTCCTGATGTGTTGGCACCTTGGCCAAATCGGGAGGACTTGCTAGCGATCGCCCCCGAGCGCGAGGATGACTTTTTCCGTGTGCCCAAAATCATGTAA
- the cbiT gene encoding precorrin-6Y C5,15-methyltransferase subunit CbiT, whose product MTVDPWPFVTPGIPDGLFERLPGIPLTQRETRLLMLSYLRLEPDSCLWDVGAGTGTIAVEAARLAKRGQVIAIERDEEVVDLIQRNCDRFGVKNVQIVAGLAPDCFPQLRRRPQRICLEGGRPIKEVLLRAWEYLAPGGRLVAIASSLENLYALSEGFATVQARSLEVVQSVINRLETRGGHQIFAAVEPIFILSGEKIA is encoded by the coding sequence ATGACGGTGGATCCCTGGCCATTTGTTACTCCGGGTATCCCCGACGGTCTCTTTGAGCGATTACCAGGTATTCCCCTCACCCAACGGGAAACGCGGTTATTGATGCTCTCCTATTTGCGGCTTGAACCGGACTCTTGCCTTTGGGATGTGGGAGCAGGCACAGGTACAATTGCTGTTGAGGCAGCACGCTTGGCAAAGCGGGGACAGGTGATTGCCATTGAACGGGATGAGGAAGTCGTTGATCTGATCCAGCGCAATTGCGATCGCTTTGGCGTCAAGAATGTACAGATTGTTGCCGGTTTGGCTCCAGACTGCTTTCCTCAGCTACGTCGCAGACCGCAGCGGATTTGCCTGGAGGGGGGGCGCCCCATCAAAGAAGTTTTACTGCGAGCGTGGGAGTATCTTGCCCCCGGTGGTCGCTTGGTGGCGATCGCCAGTAGCTTAGAAAATCTCTATGCCCTCTCTGAGGGTTTCGCAACAGTCCAAGCCCGCAGCCTAGAGGTGGTGCAATCGGTGATCAATCGTCTGGAAACGCGGGGCGGCCATCAAATTTTTGCAGCCGTGGAACCAATCTTTATTCTCAGTGGAGAAAAAATCGCCTAA
- a CDS encoding phosphoglucomutase/phosphomannomutase family protein: protein MVGSVLRLDQVLIPEDAPIRFGTDGWRGIIGAEFTFNRLLRAAKAAAAVLYQTYGDGRTPRIIVGYDRRFLAEHFATAVAQFLTSQGYEVWLSNCAAPTPAFSWAVKAEGAIGGLVITASHNPGIYAGLKVKGAFGGSVPTPVTEAIEAQLAQGEPPPVGEAKTDYQTFDPWPSYCAALRTHVDPSPIREAIATGKLHVCADVMHGVAAGGLERLLDWPIEEFRRDRDPLFGSGAPEPIGRYLAATQERLRQQHSATPTVCLVFDGDADRLAVIDGEGVLYTAQEMIPILIDHLAQHSPYRGAVIKSISSSDLVARVAAHHGLAVIETPIGFKYIGDRMLAGEAVLLGGEESGGIGYGHHLPERDALLSALYLLQALVTSGLSVGEYYQQLQLTTNFYSAYDRVDLTLTSLAQRQKLEALLGEHPFTQILDSPVSHWDTIDGYKFHLADGGWLLIRFSGTEPLLRLYCQGKTPEQVQHILQWASQWAVAVTG from the coding sequence ATGGTTGGTTCTGTCCTGCGCCTAGATCAAGTGTTGATTCCTGAGGATGCCCCAATTCGCTTTGGTACCGATGGTTGGCGCGGCATCATTGGGGCTGAGTTTACCTTTAACCGTCTGCTGCGGGCAGCCAAGGCAGCGGCGGCAGTACTTTATCAAACCTATGGCGATGGCAGGACGCCGCGAATAATTGTCGGCTACGATCGCCGGTTCTTAGCGGAACACTTTGCTACAGCCGTTGCCCAATTCCTCACAAGCCAAGGCTATGAGGTTTGGCTTTCTAACTGTGCGGCACCCACACCGGCCTTTAGCTGGGCTGTCAAAGCGGAGGGAGCCATTGGTGGCTTGGTCATTACGGCCAGTCACAATCCCGGTATTTATGCAGGACTCAAGGTGAAGGGCGCCTTTGGTGGATCAGTACCCACGCCTGTTACCGAAGCTATTGAGGCGCAGTTAGCTCAAGGGGAGCCGCCACCTGTGGGTGAGGCCAAAACAGACTATCAAACCTTTGATCCGTGGCCCAGCTATTGTGCGGCGTTGCGCACCCATGTTGATCCTAGCCCCATTCGTGAGGCGATCGCCACGGGTAAACTGCACGTTTGTGCTGATGTCATGCATGGGGTTGCTGCTGGGGGACTAGAGCGATTGTTAGATTGGCCCATAGAAGAGTTTCGGCGCGATCGCGATCCCCTCTTTGGCAGCGGCGCCCCTGAACCCATTGGCCGTTATTTAGCCGCTACCCAAGAACGACTGCGGCAACAGCACAGTGCCACCCCCACAGTGTGCTTAGTCTTTGACGGTGATGCTGATCGCCTAGCAGTCATTGATGGCGAGGGGGTATTGTACACTGCCCAAGAAATGATTCCCATCTTGATTGACCATTTAGCACAGCACAGTCCCTATCGGGGGGCAGTGATTAAATCCATTAGCAGTTCCGATCTGGTGGCGCGAGTGGCAGCCCACCATGGGTTAGCGGTGATTGAAACGCCCATTGGCTTCAAGTACATTGGCGATCGCATGCTGGCCGGGGAAGCGGTCCTCTTAGGCGGTGAAGAATCAGGGGGAATCGGCTACGGCCACCACCTTCCTGAGCGAGATGCTCTGCTGTCGGCACTGTACCTCCTACAGGCCCTGGTGACCTCCGGCTTAAGTGTGGGGGAATACTATCAGCAGCTGCAGTTAACCACAAACTTTTACAGTGCCTACGATCGCGTTGATCTCACCCTCACCTCTTTGGCGCAGCGGCAAAAACTAGAAGCACTCCTAGGGGAGCATCCCTTCACCCAGATTTTGGATAGTCCTGTGAGCCACTGGGACACCATTGACGGCTACAAGTTCCATCTGGCCGATGGCGGTTGGTTACTGATTCGCTTTAGTGGCACCGAACCCCTGCTACGCCTCTACTGCCAAGGGAAAACCCCTGAACAGGTCCAGCACATTCTACAATGGGCCAGTCAATGGGCAGTTGCAGTTACTGGCTAA
- a CDS encoding superoxide dismutase, translated as MAFVQEPLPFDPGALEPYGMSAKTLEFHYGKHHKGYVDNLNKLTQDTELADKSLEDVIRTTYGDAAKVGIFNNAAQVWNHTFFWNSLKPGGGGVPTGDVAARINSAFGSYDEFKAQFKNAAATQFGSGWAWLVLEAGTLKVTKTANAENPLVHGQVPLLTIDVWEHAYYLDYQNRRPDFIDNFLNQLVNWDFVAKNLAAA; from the coding sequence ATGGCATTTGTACAAGAACCCCTTCCCTTTGATCCGGGTGCCCTTGAACCCTATGGCATGTCTGCGAAAACCCTTGAATTTCACTATGGCAAACACCATAAGGGCTACGTGGATAACCTCAATAAGCTGACTCAAGATACCGAACTCGCTGACAAATCCCTTGAAGATGTCATTCGCACAACCTATGGCGATGCTGCCAAAGTGGGCATCTTCAACAATGCCGCTCAAGTGTGGAATCACACCTTCTTCTGGAATAGCCTCAAGCCAGGTGGCGGTGGTGTGCCTACGGGTGATGTGGCCGCTCGGATCAACAGTGCTTTTGGGAGCTACGACGAATTCAAAGCCCAGTTCAAAAATGCCGCGGCGACCCAATTTGGCAGTGGTTGGGCATGGCTGGTGCTCGAAGCTGGCACACTGAAGGTGACTAAAACTGCCAATGCCGAAAACCCCTTAGTTCACGGTCAAGTGCCCCTACTGACGATTGATGTTTGGGAGCACGCCTACTATCTCGACTACCAAAACCGTCGTCCCGACTTTATTGATAACTTCCTGAACCAATTGGTGAACTGGGATTTTGTTGCTAAGAACTTGGCGGCTGCCTAA
- a CDS encoding RNA recognition motif domain-containing protein, translated as MSVRLYVGNLPRDLSREELEALFNQEVGEVGTTKLITDRKTGKCRGFGFVTVESEEVADQVIEKLNGYTFKDNPLKIEKANDKPKSEAKEKEEAAAEKSTPNSRSNNRKNNKNNGRRTQVNSAPTEYSSMDTEAAQPDPRWADALAQLKERLLAQSSNA; from the coding sequence ATGTCTGTGCGTTTGTATGTGGGCAATCTGCCGCGTGATTTGAGCCGCGAAGAGTTAGAAGCCCTATTTAACCAGGAAGTGGGCGAAGTGGGTACCACTAAACTGATTACGGATCGTAAGACTGGCAAGTGCCGGGGATTTGGCTTTGTCACTGTCGAATCCGAAGAAGTGGCGGATCAGGTGATTGAGAAACTCAACGGCTACACTTTTAAGGACAATCCCCTCAAGATTGAAAAGGCCAACGACAAGCCCAAGTCTGAAGCTAAAGAAAAAGAAGAAGCAGCGGCAGAAAAATCCACTCCCAACAGCCGCAGCAATAACCGCAAAAATAACAAAAATAATGGGCGGCGTACTCAAGTCAATTCTGCGCCGACTGAATATAGCTCCATGGACACGGAAGCCGCTCAACCCGATCCCCGCTGGGCAGATGCCTTAGCACAGCTCAAAGAACGGCTCCTCGCTCAAAGCAGTAACGCTTAA
- the rsmI gene encoding 16S rRNA (cytidine(1402)-2'-O)-methyltransferase — translation MGIGQLWVVGTPIGNLEDMSARALRILKEVDLIAAEDTRHTGRLLQHFGITTPQLSLHEHNTQQRVPQLLQRLEAGQQIALVSDAGLPGVSDPGYELIAACIAGGIPVTPIPGANAALTALMAAGLPMNRFCFEGFLPTKGRDRQQRLAALQQETRTMLLYEAPHRLVQTVAELCQVLGSDRPVVLARELTKRHEEFWRGTLGTACTYLQEHPPRGEYTLVLAGAPEHSLAVNPNHLADELATLLNQGLSLTQASRQLAALTGLSRRDIYQLGLQLKQESP, via the coding sequence ATGGGTATTGGGCAATTGTGGGTGGTGGGCACCCCCATTGGCAACCTTGAGGACATGAGCGCTCGTGCCCTACGAATTCTCAAGGAAGTGGATCTCATTGCTGCCGAGGATACACGCCACACTGGCCGCCTCCTACAGCATTTTGGCATTACCACTCCCCAACTGAGTCTCCATGAGCACAATACCCAACAGCGAGTCCCCCAATTGCTTCAGCGCCTAGAGGCGGGTCAACAGATCGCGCTCGTCAGTGATGCGGGCCTACCGGGGGTGTCAGATCCCGGCTATGAACTCATTGCTGCCTGTATTGCTGGAGGGATTCCCGTGACGCCGATTCCCGGTGCGAATGCTGCCTTAACGGCTTTGATGGCCGCAGGATTACCGATGAATCGCTTTTGTTTTGAAGGGTTTTTGCCGACTAAGGGGCGCGATCGCCAGCAGCGACTCGCAGCATTGCAACAGGAAACGCGCACGATGCTTCTCTATGAAGCCCCCCATCGCCTGGTGCAAACGGTAGCAGAATTATGTCAGGTCTTGGGGAGCGATCGCCCTGTTGTACTTGCCCGCGAACTGACCAAGCGCCACGAAGAATTTTGGCGGGGCACCCTCGGTACTGCCTGCACTTATCTCCAGGAGCATCCCCCCCGGGGCGAATACACACTGGTTTTAGCCGGTGCCCCTGAACATTCTCTGGCCGTGAACCCCAATCATCTCGCCGACGAATTGGCAACACTGCTCAACCAAGGTCTTTCGCTTACCCAAGCCAGCCGTCAACTGGCAGCTCTGACGGGGCTTTCGCGGCGTGACATCTATCAACTAGGGCTCCAGCTTAAACAGGAATCTCCTTAA
- the cofG gene encoding 7,8-didemethyl-8-hydroxy-5-deazariboflavin synthase subunit CofG, whose translation MGDRTITYSPAFTLVPTYECFNRCTYCNFRQDIGTRGWLTLKAAAKQLAELDPQRVREILILSGEVAPNSPQRSKWLERLYDLAALALDQGFLPHTNAGPLTRAEMTALKAVNVSMGLMLEQLTPKLLQGVHRHAPSKDPQLRLHQLEQAGELGIPFTTGLLLGIGEAPQDWAETLTAIAEGHRRWGHIQEVILQPHSPGQQQAERLPPFDLKQLPQVVQWARSLLPEDITIQIPANLVTEPEVFRACLEAGARDLGGIVPLDHVNPDYPHTDLAVLKEQLQAWGWELVPRLPVYPQFVDWLPPPLKEKVKEIPV comes from the coding sequence ATGGGCGATCGCACCATCACCTACAGTCCAGCCTTCACCCTTGTGCCGACCTATGAGTGTTTTAATCGCTGTACCTACTGTAATTTCCGGCAGGACATTGGCACGAGGGGTTGGCTGACTTTGAAGGCGGCGGCCAAGCAGTTAGCAGAGCTGGATCCGCAACGGGTACGGGAAATTCTCATTCTCAGTGGCGAAGTTGCCCCCAACAGTCCCCAGCGTTCCAAATGGTTAGAGCGTCTCTACGATCTAGCAGCCTTAGCGTTGGATCAGGGATTTTTGCCCCATACCAATGCGGGCCCCCTAACTCGAGCAGAAATGACCGCCCTCAAGGCAGTAAATGTCTCAATGGGGCTGATGCTGGAGCAGTTGACCCCCAAGTTGTTACAAGGTGTCCATCGCCATGCCCCCAGTAAGGATCCGCAACTTCGTTTACACCAACTGGAACAGGCCGGGGAACTGGGCATACCCTTCACGACGGGATTGCTCTTGGGCATTGGTGAAGCGCCCCAGGATTGGGCAGAGACTCTCACGGCCATTGCTGAGGGTCATCGGCGCTGGGGACATATTCAGGAGGTGATTCTGCAGCCCCACAGTCCCGGCCAGCAGCAGGCAGAGAGGCTACCCCCTTTTGATCTAAAGCAATTACCCCAAGTGGTGCAGTGGGCGCGATCGCTCTTGCCTGAGGACATCACGATTCAAATTCCTGCAAATCTAGTCACAGAACCAGAGGTCTTTCGGGCGTGCCTAGAAGCCGGTGCTCGCGACTTGGGGGGCATTGTCCCCTTGGATCATGTCAATCCAGACTATCCCCACACCGATCTAGCCGTGCTCAAGGAACAATTACAGGCCTGGGGGTGGGAATTAGTGCCACGACTGCCAGTTTATCCGCAGTTTGTGGATTGGTTGCCGCCACCCTTAAAGGAGAAGGTTAAGGAGATTCCTGTTTAA
- a CDS encoding CHAD domain-containing protein, with product METLEHIAYAAFEKYYRKISKHEPGVIRDRDVEAIHQMRVGLRRLRTALEVFRNTVRLPKGVSIERVRAIAGSLSPVRDLDVMMLALKEQYYPHLPRSEQQQLAKLIKKLEKQRAELLQKALQLLRSDRYRKLQQGLEEWLAAPQYRAIANLPTELIAPDILLPLVCALLLHPGWQVAIEWQGDRPLFLTVSHPPQWLQTAGEDLHDLRKQIKRVRYQMELFSGVYGDAFNEQVSAFAQLQELLGTLHDGVVLDDFFRTQLGLNLRQASPCLAEMIALEQTRQWQTWRCIQQEYLSPEKRHQVRSLLLRPPMTMSANGSSLDYPMISSAN from the coding sequence ATGGAGACCCTAGAGCATATCGCATACGCTGCTTTTGAAAAGTACTACCGCAAAATTAGCAAACACGAGCCGGGAGTGATTCGCGATCGCGATGTTGAGGCGATTCATCAGATGCGCGTGGGTTTGCGCCGCCTGCGCACCGCTCTGGAGGTGTTTCGTAATACGGTACGTTTGCCTAAGGGGGTCTCCATTGAGCGGGTACGGGCGATCGCCGGCAGCCTCAGTCCCGTACGGGATTTGGATGTGATGATGCTGGCGCTCAAAGAGCAGTATTACCCTCACCTGCCCCGCTCTGAGCAACAACAACTGGCCAAGCTCATTAAAAAGCTCGAAAAGCAACGGGCAGAACTGTTGCAAAAAGCGCTTCAATTGCTGCGCAGCGATCGCTATCGCAAATTGCAACAGGGTCTAGAAGAATGGCTCGCTGCCCCTCAATATCGTGCAATTGCCAACTTACCCACGGAACTGATTGCCCCCGACATCCTATTGCCCTTGGTGTGTGCGCTCCTGCTGCATCCGGGGTGGCAAGTGGCGATTGAATGGCAGGGCGATCGCCCCCTCTTCCTGACAGTCAGTCACCCGCCCCAGTGGCTGCAAACGGCGGGTGAGGATCTCCACGATCTGCGCAAGCAAATCAAACGGGTACGCTATCAAATGGAACTCTTTAGCGGTGTCTATGGAGACGCCTTCAACGAACAGGTGAGTGCTTTTGCGCAGTTGCAAGAACTCCTAGGAACACTTCACGATGGTGTTGTCCTTGATGACTTTTTCCGTACCCAACTCGGCCTCAATCTCCGTCAAGCCTCTCCTTGCCTGGCAGAAATGATTGCCCTTGAGCAAACACGCCAGTGGCAAACTTGGCGCTGTATCCAACAGGAATACCTCAGCCCCGAAAAACGCCATCAAGTGCGCTCACTGCTCCTGAGGCCACCAATGACAATGAGCGCCAATGGCAGCTCCCTCGATTATCCAATGATCTCCTCTGCCAACTGA
- a CDS encoding ferredoxin-thioredoxin reductase variable chain: MSVMEQQALSVGLRVRVKTPTIVYHHPDHRNEPFDIQGMEGEICAVLSDWQGRPISPNYPIQVRFSPKFVAHLHPDELEVI, from the coding sequence ATGAGCGTTATGGAGCAACAAGCTTTAAGTGTTGGACTGCGGGTCCGCGTCAAGACCCCCACCATTGTCTATCACCATCCCGATCACCGCAATGAACCTTTTGATATTCAAGGGATGGAGGGGGAAATTTGCGCTGTTCTCAGCGACTGGCAAGGCCGTCCCATTAGTCCCAACTACCCGATTCAAGTGCGGTTTAGTCCCAAGTTTGTTGCCCACTTGCACCCCGACGAGCTGGAAGTGATTTAG
- a CDS encoding MFS transporter codes for MPLDPSSQNAAATGAPPSLSLWTKLAFGAGDLGAAITANLQVFFLMVFLTNVAGLNAGLAGSVLMISKIWDAMNDPIIGYLSDRTPVGKWGRRHIWMMAAAIPFGLSFFLNWWVPTTDQGLLFGYYVLIGLLFNTFYTAVNLPYTALTPELTEDYNERTTLNSFRFAFSIGGSIGSLLLAQVVFQNISDPQAQYLILGGIAAVLSVLPIYWCVWGTRQQVQAFERGIHNPEQRPLPLQTQLRLVFSNRPFLYVMGIYLCSWLAVQMTASLIPFFIGDWLQMSAAAYTQVALTVQATAMIMLFVWSAVSRRLGKKAVYFMGMSLWIIAQGGLFLLQPGQTALVYVCAILAGFGVSTAYLIPWSMIPDVIDLDELQSGQRREGIFYAFMVLLQKIGLALGLFLVGQALQWAGYISTVAGAPPPVQPPSALLAIRIAIGPLPTLFLMVGMILAYLYPITHAVHQEIVLQLHARRQGGTEA; via the coding sequence ATGCCACTAGACCCATCCAGTCAAAATGCCGCTGCCACTGGTGCCCCTCCCTCCCTTTCCCTATGGACAAAACTCGCCTTTGGCGCCGGCGATCTTGGAGCTGCCATCACTGCCAATCTACAGGTGTTTTTCCTGATGGTGTTCTTGACCAATGTCGCTGGACTCAATGCTGGCTTGGCGGGAAGTGTGCTAATGATTAGCAAAATTTGGGATGCCATGAATGACCCGATCATCGGCTACCTCAGCGATCGCACCCCCGTGGGCAAGTGGGGACGCCGCCACATCTGGATGATGGCAGCTGCGATTCCCTTTGGTTTGAGTTTTTTCTTGAACTGGTGGGTACCAACGACGGATCAAGGGTTGCTCTTTGGCTACTACGTCCTCATTGGCCTATTGTTTAACACGTTTTACACGGCAGTAAACCTGCCCTATACCGCCCTCACACCAGAGCTCACTGAAGATTACAACGAACGCACCACCCTTAATAGTTTTCGCTTTGCCTTTTCCATTGGGGGTAGCATTGGCTCCTTACTCCTTGCTCAGGTTGTGTTCCAGAACATTTCCGATCCCCAAGCCCAGTACTTGATCCTCGGGGGCATTGCCGCCGTCTTGTCGGTTTTGCCCATCTATTGGTGTGTCTGGGGAACACGGCAGCAGGTGCAGGCCTTTGAACGCGGTATCCACAACCCTGAGCAACGCCCCTTACCACTGCAAACGCAACTGCGGCTCGTGTTTAGCAATCGTCCCTTTCTTTATGTGATGGGAATCTACCTGTGTTCTTGGCTGGCGGTGCAAATGACTGCCTCGCTGATTCCCTTTTTTATTGGCGATTGGTTGCAGATGTCCGCCGCGGCCTATACCCAAGTGGCGCTGACGGTTCAAGCAACCGCTATGATCATGCTCTTTGTCTGGAGTGCTGTGAGTCGTCGCCTGGGTAAGAAGGCAGTGTACTTTATGGGGATGAGCCTCTGGATCATTGCCCAGGGTGGGCTCTTTTTGTTGCAGCCAGGACAGACAGCGCTGGTATATGTCTGTGCAATTCTGGCGGGCTTTGGGGTTTCGACCGCTTATCTTATCCCTTGGTCAATGATTCCGGATGTGATTGATCTGGACGAACTCCAGAGTGGCCAGCGGCGGGAGGGGATTTTCTATGCCTTTATGGTGCTGCTGCAAAAAATTGGTCTTGCCCTCGGTCTATTCTTAGTGGGTCAGGCTTTGCAGTGGGCGGGTTATATTTCCACTGTTGCCGGTGCTCCACCCCCAGTGCAGCCTCCCTCGGCACTCTTGGCAATTCGCATTGCCATTGGACCTTTGCCAACGCTCTTTCTTATGGTGGGTATGATTTTGGCCTATCTCTATCCCATTACCCACGCTGTCCATCAAGAGATTGTTTTGCAGTTGCACGCCAGACGCCAAGGAGGGACTGAGGCATGA